Genomic window (Ranitomeya variabilis isolate aRanVar5 chromosome 8, aRanVar5.hap1, whole genome shotgun sequence):
GATGTCTCAGCTGACCCTGCTTCCCCCAACCTCCTTCACAAAGACCTTTGCACAAGCCCATTAGATGCATCAATATAAAATATAGGGTCAGAGTCTGTTTGTTGCGGCTAATGTACATGAGGATTTTCTGAAATAGGAAGTGTGGGTTTAGAATAGCTGCAGTGACCAATATGACATTGTAAGATTTCTAATTTattactttttcatttaaaaaaagtttttctctgatgatacattccctttaagtacAACTAGACTGTGCACACAATATAATTGTCTAGGCAGTGTATACTTTACTCTGCAAAAGTGTCAAAAAAGTCAATGCCTAGTTATCAGTTTGCACGAAATCGTGCAGCTGTGCAGGTAGGAAGCCGGCAGACACAGTCAGAATTTCCAGAGAAGAAAGATGGTTTATTAACATGCTTACCTACTCGATCTCTGTATACACAGCACTAAACTTGTGCTGTGTATATGGAGAAGGAAACACTTACCCTGCTTCCTCCGCCCGACCCAGTGATCATGTGATTGTTGGGTGCAGGGAAGGAGCAGGAGCTGCTGAGTGGATTAATTTCCTCTGTAACTGGGCCTAATAAACTAGCTCTAGTAACAGGAGAAATGATCAACAAAAAGAATGTATTAATATGTTAAAATGCCTCCTCCTAATGGTCTTTTAAGACCTTATGGGGAGTGCAAAgtatataaaataaaatacatatGTGTGAAAAATATCCACGCAATTTCctatttttcttacatttttcccCAATATAATAAAAAGAGAAATAGAAAAATGGCGAAAAAGTTAAGATCCATGCATCGTGAAAGAAAAGTACCCAAGAAAGAACTGGTCCTATGAAGATCACAGTTCCAAACAAATAGAAAACCCAAAAAGAAATGGAAGCCAAGGCGACTAAATGGAAAAATGAATTTTACTGAATAAATTATCACATAAAAAATCTTAAGAGGGATAAGAAGGAGAAAGTGTTAAAGAGCAAAAAAATTCACTGCAGAAAGCATAAAGGTAAAAGGTAtagcaaaaaatatatacatagccACGAATGGACACCAGTGTACGGGTGGTCAAAATGTCATAGCAAAACACACTGGGACACAAAGTCCAAGGTAAAAGTAACGATATATGCACCACAGACAGATcatgaaatataataaaaaaactcaTAACCACAAAATAGGGTGAAAGATATGATTCCAGATGGTCAAAAATTGTATTGTAGTGGTAATAATCCGAAGTGTACTGTACAACACATAggcagggtgaagcatgtaggcccAACTTTACAATTCTTAATACCTGCTGGATAATGGTACATTATATATTCATGGAAGAACCAggcgcagttacagccgcagctAACTACTTAaagagcggtgactgaagctgcgCCTCTATAACTGAAAGTCAGAGGCTGCCGTGaaaaataaagttcatttcctccaatTAGCTGGGCTTTCAGTGCAGCAGCCGAgcagcttcagaatgctattaGTCTGCAGATGAACCTCTTATCAGCATGTTAATATTTTTTTGCATGACAGGTTCACCTTTAAGGAGAACCCCTAGTTTGACATTTAAGAGGTTATTCCCTAACACAATAGGATACGTGATAGCATGCTACAATGGAAAtaaatctttaaaggggttttctaacaGTTCTCAAGAGATAATGAAGTGTTACTTACTGTtacactggttcatgcagcattacatgaacacctgattcttacactatggctggtccgaacaacgaaagcagttgttaccatctacctctcgtgtcccccctttttcctcatagtttgtaagcttgcgagcagggccctcattcctcctggtatctgttttgaactgtgatttctgttatgctgtaatgtctattgtctgtacaagtcccctctataattgtaaagcgctgcggaatatgttggcgctatataaataaaattattattattattattacactcccCTGCGGCTCCGGTGGTCTCGACCATTAAACATCAAACAAGGGATTGAGCAAGGTAGGAAAAacccagatttttttttattagtatacaATCATTTTATAAGTTTACTTACAAAATATTCTAGATGACATGAATTGACTGTATAAAGCCTAACACTTCGTCTTTAGAAAGAAACTGCACTTCACCAGTCCTGTGATTGCGCACTTCAAACAGCGAGGGGCTCTCTAAAGCCTTCTTGCCTATGACAATAACATGGGGGTAACCCATCATGTGAGCTTCCTTTACCCTTTTTCCAATAGTTAAATGATCTCTATCATCTAAGACGGCCTCATTTCTCATGTGAGGAATGGCGCATATAGAGTCGTACAGTTCCTCCGCGACCAATGATGCCGCCGTCTCCTTGCTTCCCTTTTTAGGGGGAATGAGACAAATCTGGTATGGGGCAATCAGACTTGGCCAGTGAATTTCCTCCTCAGCAGAAAGAACTTCTATAGATGCCGCCAACAGCCGTGAAACGCCAATGCCATAGCAGCCCATTTCGGCCACAACAGGTTTGTTCTGGGCATCGTGACATACGGCATTGAAAACCTGCGAGTACTTGGTCCCGAGGTAGAAGGTGTGCCCGATCTCGATGCCCTTACTTTCTGCCAGCTCACCTTTACAACTAGGACAACTTCTCTCATCTGGATGCAATGTCTCTATGTTGGCGGCAAAATCACAGCTGCCGCAGACCATCAGCCTGTCCTCACCGATACCGGCAGGGAGGTGAAACTCATGCGACATTTTGCCCCCTATATTTCCCGTATCTGCTTGGACTTTCACATGTTTCATGCCAAGGGTGCGGAATATATTAGAGTAGGCATCGCACACGTTGTTATACGTCACGTAGGCGGCTTCCTCTGTTAGATCAAACGTGTACATGTCCTTCATGTAAAACTCCCTGCCGCGCAGCAAACCAAAGCACGGCCTCTTTTCATCTCTGAATTTCCGGGTGATCTGGTACAGCAGAAGAGGAAGCTGCTTGTAGCTGATGCCGCCCTCTGCGGCGACTAAATTGGTGACGGACTCTTCATGTGTGGGCCCTAAGCAGTATTCCTGATTGTGTCTGTCCATCAAACACAGCAGCTCTTTTCCCACCAGATCCCAGCGTCCACTTTGCTTCCACAGAGTTGCTGAGCAAAGAGTCGCCATGTCAATCTTCTGCCCTCCGATCTCCTGCATAGCCCGATCTATCAGCCTAATGAGCTTCTCCATTGAGCGTACAGTATGGGGCAAATAGTGGAAACATCCGGGACTGGTGGGTCGGATTAATCCTGCTTTGAACATAAGTCTCTGACTCTTACTGGAGGGCTCGTTTGGTTTGGCTTGAATTTCAGACGAGTTTTCTGTCCACAGATTTCCTGGCTGGTAAATCCTGGACAGCAGGTGGCGCCTAACTCTGGATGAGTCATTGCCATACGCTCTGATGGCCACTAGATGGGGTAGTGATGACCACAGCAGCCTCCTCATCACAAACTCTGAAAAATACAAAAAGTCAATAATCCATCACATTGATCACAAATatacagtcatagccaaaagttttgagaatgacaccaaaattatattttcacatgatctgctgccctctggtttttattagtgtttgtctgatgtttatatcacatacagaaatataattgcaatcatattatgagtaccaataggttataatgacagttagaatgagttaatgcagcaagtcaatatttgcagtgttgacccttcttcttcaagacctctgcaattctccctggcatgctctcaatcaacttctggaccaaatcctgactgatagcagtccattcttgcataatcaatgcttgcattttgccagaatttgttggtttttgtttgtccacccgtctcttgatgattgaccacaagttctcaatgggattaagatctggggatttTCCAGGACATGGacgcaaaatctctatgttttgttccatgagccatttagttatcacctttgctttatggcaaggtgctccatcatgctggaaaaggcattgttgggcgccaaactgctcttggacggttgggagaagttgctcttggaggacattctggtaccattctttattcatggctgtgtttttaggcaagactgtgagtgagccgattcccttggctgagaagcaaccccacacatgaatggtttcaggatgctttacagttggcatgagacaagactggtggtagcgctcacctcttcttctccgaataagctgttttccagatgtcccaaacaatcgaaaaggggattcatcagagaaaatgactttgccccagtcctcagcagtccactccctgtaccttttgcagaaaatCAGTCAGTCCCTGAtggtttttctggag
Coding sequences:
- the PARS2 gene encoding putative proline--tRNA ligase, mitochondrial, with the protein product MVPRVPRSAPRFPFPHVFPVYVFRVLLPLDIGADSPVSDNEFVMRRLLWSSLPHLVAIRAYGNDSSRVRRHLLSRIYQPGNLWTENSSEIQAKPNEPSSKSQRLMFKAGLIRPTSPGCFHYLPHTVRSMEKLIRLIDRAMQEIGGQKIDMATLCSATLWKQSGRWDLVGKELLCLMDRHNQEYCLGPTHEESVTNLVAAEGGISYKQLPLLLYQITRKFRDEKRPCFGLLRGREFYMKDMYTFDLTEEAAYVTYNNVCDAYSNIFRTLGMKHVKVQADTGNIGGKMSHEFHLPAGIGEDRLMVCGSCDFAANIETLHPDERSCPSCKGELAESKGIEIGHTFYLGTKYSQVFNAVCHDAQNKPVVAEMGCYGIGVSRLLAASIEVLSAEEEIHWPSLIAPYQICLIPPKKGSKETAASLVAEELYDSICAIPHMRNEAVLDDRDHLTIGKRVKEAHMMGYPHVIVIGKKALESPSLFEVRNHRTGEVQFLSKDEVLGFIQSIHVI